Proteins co-encoded in one Scomber scombrus chromosome 14, fScoSco1.1, whole genome shotgun sequence genomic window:
- the LOC133994601 gene encoding RAC-beta serine/threonine-protein kinase-like produces the protein MNEVNVVREGWLHKRGEYIKTWRPRYFILKSDGSFIGYKEKPDLNDQISPPLNNFSVAECQLMKTERPRPNTFVIRCLQWTTVIERTFHVDSNDEREEWMRAIQAVANSLKMREHEDEEPMDMFGSPSESSLEEMEVAMSKSGSKVTMNDFEYLKLLGKGTFGKVILVKEKSTGVHYAMKILRKEVIIAKDEVAHTVTESRVLQNTKHPFLTTLKYAFQTHDRLCFVMEYANGGELFFHLSRERVFTEDRARFYGAEIVSALEYLHSRDVVYRDLKLENLMLDKDGHIKITDFGLCKEGITPDATMKTFCGTPEYLAPEVLEDNDYGRAVDWWGLGVVMYEMMCGRLPFYNQDHERLFELILMEEIRFPRNLSPDAKSLLAGLLKKDPKQRLGGGPNDAKEVMSHKFFITINWQDVVQKKLTPLFRPQVTSETDTRYFDEEFTAQTITLTPPDKCNSLDCEDPGQQAHFPQFSYSASIRE, from the exons ATGAATGAAGTTAACGTAGTCAGAGAGGGCTGGCTCCACAAAAGAG GTGAATATATCAAGACGTGGAGGCCCAGGTATTTCATCCTGAAGAGTGACGGTTCCTTCATTGGCTACAAGGAGAAGCCTGATCTAAACGACCAGATTTCACCACCTCTGAACAACTTCTCAGTGGCAG AATGCCAGTTAATGAAGACTGAAAGACCCCGGCCCAACACATTTGTCATCCGTTGCCTACAGTGGACCACTGTCATTGAACGCACCTTTCACGTGGACAGCAATGATGAGAG AGAGGAGTGGATGCGGGCAATCCAGGCTGTGGCAAATAGTCTTAAGATGCGGGAACACGAGGATGAGGAACCAATGGATATGTTTGGCTCACCCAGTGAGAGCAGCCTTGAGGAGATGGAGGTGGCGATGTCAAAGAGCGGCAGCAAAGTG ACAATGAATGACTTTGAGTACCTCAAGCTGCTTGGCAAGGGGACATTTGGGAAAGTGATTCTAGTCAAAGAGAAGTCCACCGGAGTTCATTATGCCATGAAAATCCTGCGCAAAGAGGTCATCATAGCCAAG GATGAGGTGGCCCACACAGTTACAGAGAGCAGAGTGTTACAGAACACAAAGCATCCCTTCCTCACA ACACTGAAATATGCCTTCCAAACCCACGATCGGTTGTGTTTTGTAATGGAATATGCCAACGGAGGCGAG CTCTTCTTCCACCTGTCACGGGAACGAGTGTTCACAGAAGACCGGGCACGCTTCTATGGCGCCGAGATTGTGTCAGCACTGGAGTACCTCCATTCACGTGACGTTGTGTACCGCGATCTGAAG CTGGAGAATCTGATGCTGGACAAAGATGGCCATATTAAAATCACTGATTTTGGCCTCTGTAAGGAGGGCATTACTCCTGACGCTACCATGAAAACCTTCTGTGGAACTCCTGAATATCTGGCCCCTGAG GTCCTAGAGGATAATGATTATGGCCGGGCGGTGGACTGGTGGGGTCTGGGCGTAGTCATGTATGAGATGATGTGCGGCCGTCTGCCTTTCTACAACCAGGATCACGAGCGTTTGTTTGAGCTTATCCTCATGGAGGAGATCCGCTTCCCCAGGAACCTGTCGCCCGACGCCAAGTCTCTGCTGGCCGGCCTGCTCAAGAAGGATCCCAAACAAAG GTTAGGTGGAGGTCCAAATGATGCCAAAGAAGTAATGAGTCACAAATTTTTCATCACCATCAACTGGCAGGATGTGGTACAGAAGAAG CTCACCCCACTCTTCAGACCACAAGTCACATCAGAGACGGACACCCGGTACTTTGATGAGGAGTTCACAGCGCAGACCATCACGCTCACTCCTCCAGACAAGT GTAACAGTCTGGATTGCGAGGACCCCGGACAGCAAGCACATTTCCCCCAGTTCTCCTATTCTGCTAGCATAAGAGAGTGA
- the LOC133994600 gene encoding vasodilator-stimulated phosphoprotein-like, translating into MGESSMCQVRSTVMLYDDNGKRWVPAGSDPASISRVHIYHNPAVNSYRVVGRKMQADQQVVINCPIIKGMKYNQATPNFHQWRDPKQVWGLNFGSKEDASLFASCMMQALESLNAAAGAGSAQNGPSAQELEEQRRQERQRQEQQERERLERERKASAAPPAPPAAPPAPPAPPAPPPPPGPPPSSGACPPPPPPPPGGIPAAPPPPPAGGGGGGGGGGGGGGGGATDLAAALAGAKLRKTKKTDDGEGGASSPKPSGGGGGGGGGGNLMGEMSAILARRRKVADTPAAKKEEPRSEDSDSPATKGPGETNEKPWEKSATIPRPKTMPTSQRDSFPSPSGSSSPSSNTPTTPVSRMKLAKKNSESAGSDGVDMEKLKQEILEEVKKELHIVKEEIITALIQQLQSAQLKDEEI; encoded by the exons ATGGG TGAGTCCAGTATGTGCCAGGTGAGGTCGACAGTCATGCTGTATGATGACAACGGCAAGCGCTGGGTGCCAGCAGGATCTGATCCTGCTTCCATCAGTCGCGTCCACATCTATCACAACCCTGCAGTCAACAGCTATAGAGTGGTGGGCCGCAAAATGCAGGCTGACCAGCAG GTGGTGATCAACTGTCCCATTATCAAAGGGATGAAGTATAACCAAGCCACACCCAACTTCCACCAGTGGAGGGATCCCAAACAGGTGTGGGGGCTGAACTTTGGCAGTAAGGAGGACGCTTCACTTTTTGCCAGCTGCATGATGCAGGCTTTAGAGTCTCTCAACGCAGCGGCGGGCGCAG gCTCAGCTCAGAATGGACCCTCAGCACAGGAACTGGAAGAGCAGAGAAG GCAGGAGCGTCAGAGGCAAGAACAGCAGGAGAGGGAGcgtctggagagagagaggaaggcctcagctgctcctcctgctccaccaGCCGCTCCGCCAGCCCCACCCGCTCCGCCAGCACCCCCACCACCTCCAGGTCCACCCCCCTCCTCAGGAGCAtgtcctccacctccaccacctcctcctggGGGCATTCCAGCTGCACCACCTCCACCCCCtgctgggggaggaggaggtggaggtggtggaggtggtggaggtggtggaggggcAACTGAtctggctgcagctctggcAGGAGCCAAACTGcgtaaaacaaaaaagaca GATGATGGTGAAGGAGGAGCCTCGAGCCCCAAACCAtctggtggaggtggaggtggaggtggaggaggcaaTTTAATGGGAGAAATGAGTGCCATTCTTGCGAGGAG GAGGAAAGTTGCTGATACCCCTGCTGCAAAGAAGGAAGAGCCTCGAAGT GAAGATTCTGATTCCCCAGCAACAAAAGGACCAGGTG AAACCAATGAAAAGCCCTGGGAAAAATCTGCCACCATACCAAG GCCCAAAACCATGCCCACCAGTCAAAGGGACTCCTTCCCAAGTCCCAGTggctcctcctctccctcctctaaCACGCCTACTACCCCAGTGTCCAG GATGAAGCTGGCGAAAAAGAACTCAGAAAGTGCAGGAAGTGATGGAGTTGATATGGAAAAACTCAAACAG gaAATTCttgaagaagtaaaaaaagagCTTCACATAGTGAAGGAGGAGATAATCACAG CACTGATCCAGCAGCTACAAAGTGCTCAGCTCAAGGATGAAGAGATTTGA